The Sphingobium sp. BYY-5 genome includes a window with the following:
- the pncB gene encoding nicotinate phosphoribosyltransferase, with protein MVFTDIATRTYNHNWRLDPIVRSLLDTDFYKLLMLQMVRHLYPDVPATFELINRTKTVRLADVIDEAELRAQLDHARTVRFAKKELIWLAGNSFYGKAQMFGPDFIQWLADFRLPDYDLRKIDGQYELRFHGPWTHTMMWEIPALTIINELRSRTAVKGRDRFELDVLYARAKAKLWGKVERLSQLPDLVISDFGTRRRHGFLWQRWCVEALKEGLGKRFIGSSNVLLAMDADLEAIGTNAHELPMVLAALADGDEELAKAPYRVLEDWRAHYGGNLLIALPDAFGTTAFLKNAPDWLADWTGFRPDSAPPIEGGEQIIRWWQDKRRDAREKLLIFSDGMDIDSIEATYRHFHGRVRMSFGWGTNLTNDFRGCAPFETDGLDPISLVCKVVEANGRPAVKLSDNPAKATGRPEEIERYLQVFGSAGHRATNVLV; from the coding sequence ATGGTTTTCACGGACATCGCAACGCGCACCTACAACCATAACTGGCGGCTCGATCCGATCGTGCGCAGCCTTCTCGATACGGATTTCTACAAGCTGCTGATGCTGCAGATGGTCCGGCACCTCTATCCGGACGTGCCGGCGACCTTCGAACTCATCAACCGCACGAAGACGGTACGACTGGCGGATGTGATCGATGAGGCCGAACTGCGCGCCCAACTCGATCATGCTCGCACCGTCCGCTTCGCCAAGAAGGAGCTGATCTGGCTCGCGGGCAACAGCTTCTACGGCAAGGCCCAGATGTTCGGCCCGGACTTCATCCAATGGCTCGCAGATTTCCGCCTGCCGGACTATGACCTGCGCAAGATCGACGGCCAGTATGAACTCCGCTTTCATGGCCCCTGGACCCACACGATGATGTGGGAGATCCCGGCGCTGACCATCATCAACGAACTGCGCTCGCGCACCGCGGTGAAGGGCCGGGACCGCTTCGAACTCGACGTTCTCTATGCCCGCGCCAAGGCAAAGCTCTGGGGCAAGGTGGAACGCCTCAGCCAGTTGCCCGACCTCGTCATCTCCGACTTCGGCACCCGGCGGCGCCATGGCTTCCTGTGGCAGCGATGGTGCGTGGAGGCGTTAAAGGAAGGGCTCGGCAAGCGTTTCATCGGTTCCTCCAACGTGCTGCTGGCGATGGACGCCGATCTGGAAGCCATCGGCACCAATGCACATGAACTGCCGATGGTGCTCGCAGCGTTGGCCGATGGGGACGAGGAACTGGCCAAGGCGCCCTATCGCGTGCTGGAAGACTGGCGCGCGCATTATGGTGGCAATCTGCTCATCGCCCTTCCGGACGCGTTTGGCACGACCGCCTTCCTCAAAAATGCGCCCGATTGGCTCGCTGACTGGACCGGCTTCCGTCCCGACAGCGCGCCGCCCATCGAGGGCGGCGAGCAGATCATCCGCTGGTGGCAGGACAAGAGACGCGATGCTCGCGAGAAGCTGCTGATCTTCTCGGACGGCATGGATATCGACAGCATTGAGGCGACCTATCGCCATTTCCATGGCCGCGTCCGCATGAGCTTCGGCTGGGGCACCAACCTTACCAACGACTTTCGAGGCTGCGCGCCATTCGAGACGGACGGCCTCGATCCGATATCGCTCGTTTGCAAGGTAGTGGAAGCCAATGGCCGACCGGCCGTCAAGCTTTCGGACAATCCGGCCAAAGCGACCGGCAGACCGGAGGAGATCGAACGCTATCTACAAGTTTTCGGCAGTGCGGGGCATCGGGCCACGAACGTGCTTGTTTGA
- a CDS encoding alpha-amylase family glycosyl hydrolase, whose product MIYHRSILDHRLEHFGRTLRRQFDRLYGDAHDVDAIWKRVEAILRARHEDRSAALCDLDARRAADPAWFVAPEMLGYSTYVDRFASTVQGLEQHVDHLEALGVRYLHLLALLKAREGDSDGGFAVADYLAVEPVLGTMADVERLAAQLRDSRISLCVDLALNHTSDYHHWALAAKAGDPLFRDFYIVVDEETARLREKDLRQVFPRTAPGNFTQVPEMGGWVWTTFYPFQWDLNWANPEVMLAILDTMLRLANHGFEAFRFDSIAFLWKEAGTDSRNRPAAHHIVRALRAALDIAAPQRSLRRRRSFRPLLSHPISAWMKARASRLNAIWSTIIRSWWPDGSPSRKGMRLCRRRSSALTAVFPRARIG is encoded by the coding sequence GTGATATATCACCGTTCCATTCTCGATCATCGCCTCGAGCATTTTGGCCGGACGCTTCGTCGGCAATTCGACCGCCTGTATGGCGACGCCCATGATGTCGATGCCATCTGGAAGCGTGTCGAGGCAATCCTGCGAGCTAGGCATGAAGATCGTTCTGCGGCATTATGCGATCTCGATGCGAGGCGCGCGGCAGACCCGGCCTGGTTCGTGGCGCCAGAAATGCTCGGCTATTCGACCTATGTCGATCGCTTCGCCTCGACCGTCCAGGGGCTTGAACAGCATGTCGATCATCTGGAGGCGCTGGGCGTTCGCTACCTTCACCTGCTCGCGCTTCTCAAGGCACGGGAGGGCGACAGCGATGGTGGCTTCGCTGTCGCGGACTATCTGGCGGTGGAACCGGTGCTAGGGACGATGGCCGATGTCGAAAGGCTGGCGGCGCAACTTCGGGACAGCCGGATCAGCCTTTGCGTCGATCTCGCACTCAATCATACGTCCGACTATCATCATTGGGCTTTGGCCGCCAAGGCAGGCGACCCCCTGTTCCGAGATTTCTATATCGTCGTCGACGAGGAAACTGCGCGCCTGCGCGAGAAGGATCTGCGCCAGGTCTTCCCGCGCACCGCTCCCGGCAATTTTACCCAAGTGCCCGAGATGGGCGGCTGGGTCTGGACAACCTTCTATCCCTTCCAGTGGGACCTCAATTGGGCCAACCCGGAGGTGATGCTTGCGATACTCGACACGATGCTGCGCCTGGCCAATCATGGGTTCGAGGCTTTCCGGTTCGACTCGATCGCCTTCCTCTGGAAGGAGGCCGGGACGGACAGTCGCAACCGCCCAGCAGCGCATCACATCGTCCGCGCATTGCGCGCCGCACTCGACATCGCTGCCCCGCAACGCTCATTAAGGCGGAGGCGATCGTTCCGACCGCTTTTGTCCCACCCTATTTCAGCGTGGATGAAGGCGAGGGCTTCGAGGCTGAATGCCATCTGGTCTACAATAATTCGCTCATGGTGGCCGGATGGGTCGCCCTCTCGGAAGGGGATGCGGCTTTGCCGGAGGCGATCATCCGCGCTAACGGCAGTCTTCCCCCGGGCGCGAATTGGCTGA
- a CDS encoding GMC family oxidoreductase N-terminal domain-containing protein: MTDTNFSGDPGDQDRRARENQAQRCANLKPAYDFIVCGAGAAGSVIARRLAENPACDVLLIEAGGSDEAEAVLDPALWPTNLGSERDWGFETEPNPHLDGRALSMSMGKGLGGGSSINVMVWARGHRSDWDHFAAQSSDPGWGYDAVLDIYRRIENWQGTPDPQYRGTAGPVWVQPARNPSPLAGALLDAAGALGIPRFDNPNGRMMEGAGGAAYTDMLVRDGRRHSLYRAYVQPLADRSNLTILTDTLVRRVLFNGSRAAGVEIERAGAIARITASTEIVASTGAINTPKLLMLSGLGERDQLAQYGIPLVQHLPGVGRNLQDHVSFGCTWEYREPLAPRNSGSEATLYWKSRPELETPDLLFCQVEFPVPSERTALRGVPAHGWTMFAGLAQPHSRGQVRLASADPSVPPIVDANMMSDPRDMEAARACVKLCRDLGNSDAFKPHVSREAIPGAGTDIDDAFLRDAAVTYWHQCGTAKMGLDDMSVVDATLAVHGVEGLRVADGSILPRVTTGNTQAPCAIIGERAAQMLRGKHGLQ; this comes from the coding sequence ATGACAGATACCAACTTCTCTGGTGATCCCGGGGACCAGGACCGCCGTGCGCGCGAAAATCAGGCTCAGCGCTGTGCGAACCTCAAGCCGGCCTATGACTTCATCGTGTGCGGCGCAGGCGCTGCCGGGTCGGTGATTGCACGGCGCCTCGCCGAAAACCCCGCTTGCGATGTACTCCTGATCGAGGCGGGCGGCAGCGACGAAGCGGAAGCTGTGCTGGACCCGGCCCTCTGGCCGACCAATCTCGGCAGCGAGCGCGACTGGGGGTTTGAGACCGAACCTAATCCCCATCTCGACGGCCGGGCACTTTCCATGTCGATGGGCAAAGGACTGGGTGGCGGGTCCAGTATCAACGTCATGGTCTGGGCGCGAGGCCATCGCAGCGACTGGGACCATTTTGCGGCGCAATCGAGCGATCCTGGCTGGGGCTATGATGCTGTACTCGACATCTATCGTCGAATCGAGAACTGGCAGGGCACGCCCGATCCGCAATATCGGGGCACCGCCGGGCCGGTCTGGGTGCAGCCAGCCCGCAATCCGAGCCCGCTCGCCGGCGCGCTGCTAGATGCCGCCGGGGCGCTCGGCATTCCCCGTTTCGACAATCCCAACGGGCGAATGATGGAAGGCGCAGGTGGCGCAGCCTATACTGACATGCTGGTGCGCGATGGACGGCGCCATTCGCTCTACAGGGCCTATGTCCAACCTTTGGCCGACCGTTCGAACCTGACCATTCTGACCGACACGCTTGTTCGCAGGGTTCTTTTCAATGGGAGCCGGGCCGCCGGGGTCGAGATCGAACGCGCGGGCGCAATCGCGAGGATCACGGCTAGTACCGAAATAGTTGCCTCTACCGGCGCGATCAACACGCCAAAGCTGCTCATGCTGTCCGGCCTGGGCGAGCGCGATCAACTTGCCCAGTACGGCATTCCACTCGTGCAGCATCTTCCAGGTGTGGGCCGCAACCTTCAGGATCATGTCTCTTTCGGCTGTACGTGGGAATATCGCGAGCCGTTGGCGCCGCGCAACAGTGGAAGCGAGGCAACACTCTACTGGAAAAGCAGGCCCGAGCTGGAAACGCCGGATTTGCTGTTTTGTCAGGTCGAGTTCCCCGTCCCCAGCGAGCGTACCGCGCTTCGTGGCGTTCCGGCCCACGGCTGGACGATGTTCGCCGGCCTCGCACAACCGCACAGTCGCGGACAGGTACGATTGGCGTCAGCAGACCCTTCCGTACCGCCGATTGTCGATGCGAACATGATGTCTGATCCCCGGGACATGGAAGCCGCTCGTGCATGCGTAAAGCTCTGCCGCGACCTTGGCAACAGCGATGCGTTCAAGCCTCATGTCAGCCGCGAGGCCATTCCCGGCGCGGGAACCGACATCGATGACGCCTTCCTTCGAGATGCCGCGGTTACCTACTGGCACCAGTGTGGAACGGCGAAAATGGGCCTGGACGACATGTCAGTCGTCGATGCCACGCTTGCCGTCCACGGTGTAGAAGGCTTGCGTGTTGCCGACGGCTCAATCCTGCCGAGAGTGACAACCGGGAACACGCAGGCGCCCTGCGCTATCATCGGCGAGCGGGCCGCTCAAATGCTGCGCGGCAAGCACGGGCTTCAGTAG
- a CDS encoding SDR family oxidoreductase — translation MSAKPRDASHGAGVDRFLNLNGKKALITSGTRGAGAATVGLFRELGAQVLTTARTNPGDFPESLFVAADLTSVQGCADLAEAVQERMGGVDIIVHMLGGSSAPAGGFEALSDDIWRNELDLNLMPAVRLDRELVPAMASRGSGVVIHVTSIQSQLPLPEATTAYAAAKAALSTYSKSLSKQVSPQGVRVVRVSPGWIETEASIDLATRLAAEHGGDIEQGKKMIMETLGGIPIGRPAKPEEVANLIAFLASDLAASITGTEYVIDGGTVPTV, via the coding sequence GTGAGCGCGAAACCGCGGGACGCCAGCCATGGCGCGGGTGTTGATCGCTTCCTCAACCTGAATGGGAAGAAAGCGTTGATTACCTCCGGCACGCGCGGCGCTGGCGCCGCGACGGTCGGCCTCTTTCGAGAACTTGGGGCGCAGGTCCTGACGACCGCCCGCACCAACCCTGGCGATTTTCCAGAATCACTGTTCGTCGCCGCCGACCTGACGAGTGTTCAAGGCTGTGCGGACTTGGCTGAGGCCGTACAGGAGCGCATGGGCGGCGTGGATATCATCGTCCATATGCTGGGCGGTTCATCTGCTCCTGCAGGAGGGTTCGAGGCTCTTAGCGACGATATATGGCGCAACGAACTCGATCTCAATCTGATGCCTGCCGTTCGCCTTGATCGCGAACTCGTTCCAGCAATGGCGTCACGAGGCAGTGGCGTCGTCATCCATGTCACATCGATCCAGAGCCAACTGCCCCTGCCGGAGGCAACCACGGCCTATGCAGCAGCGAAGGCGGCTCTGTCGACCTACAGCAAAAGCCTTTCCAAGCAGGTATCGCCTCAAGGGGTCCGCGTCGTGCGGGTTTCCCCTGGCTGGATTGAAACCGAGGCCTCCATTGATCTCGCGACCCGGCTCGCGGCCGAGCATGGGGGTGACATCGAACAGGGCAAGAAAATGATCATGGAGACGCTAGGCGGAATTCCGATCGGCCGTCCCGCGAAACCTGAGGAAGTCGCAAATCTGATCGCCTTCCTGGCATCCGACCTCGCGGCAAGCATCACAGGCACCGAATATGTGATCGACGGCGGTACGGTGCCGACAGTCTGA
- a CDS encoding alpha/beta hydrolase, with product MILQYGKGYLIAKGIPMFRTIRNIVLATAAASSVPFSVAAQTSKSPLEAAAAPTVKNIVLVHGAFADGSGWRAVYQNLTARGYHVSIVQNPLTSLADDVAATQRVLDQQNGPTVLVGHSWGGTVITEAGVHPNVRGLVYVSALSPDAGETTAQQYDGYTTPPEFVIETSKDGFGFIKPDTFAAGFAADASKADAAFLNISQVPVKMSAFGTKLQHSAWRTKPSWAVIATQDKAFDQRMLQDMAKRIGAKITNVPASHAVFFTQPKAVADVIDEAARQSLAAAR from the coding sequence ATGATATTGCAATATGGAAAAGGTTATCTCATAGCGAAAGGCATTCCCATGTTCAGAACGATCCGAAATATCGTCCTCGCTACCGCCGCAGCAAGCAGCGTGCCGTTTTCAGTCGCCGCTCAGACCAGCAAAAGCCCGCTTGAAGCGGCCGCCGCTCCGACAGTGAAGAATATCGTCCTTGTACATGGTGCCTTTGCCGATGGATCGGGATGGCGCGCGGTCTATCAGAATCTCACTGCGCGCGGCTATCATGTGTCCATCGTTCAGAATCCGCTGACTTCACTTGCCGATGATGTGGCAGCCACTCAGCGTGTGCTGGACCAGCAGAACGGCCCCACCGTCCTCGTCGGGCATAGCTGGGGCGGTACCGTCATCACTGAGGCTGGCGTGCACCCCAACGTGCGCGGCCTCGTCTATGTCTCCGCTCTTTCACCAGACGCTGGTGAGACCACAGCCCAGCAATATGACGGTTACACCACACCGCCCGAGTTCGTCATCGAAACCAGCAAGGACGGCTTTGGCTTCATCAAGCCCGACACTTTCGCTGCCGGATTTGCGGCTGATGCGTCCAAGGCTGACGCTGCTTTTCTCAACATCTCACAGGTGCCGGTCAAAATGTCGGCATTCGGCACCAAGCTCCAGCATTCCGCATGGCGCACGAAACCAAGCTGGGCCGTAATCGCAACGCAAGACAAGGCATTTGACCAGCGGATGCTGCAGGACATGGCGAAGCGCATCGGCGCCAAAATTACCAACGTGCCGGCCAGTCATGCAGTCTTTTTCACCCAGCCAAAAGCTGTCGCGGACGTAATCGACGAGGCTGCCAGGCAGTCGCTCGCCGCCGCGCGATAA
- a CDS encoding MarR family transcriptional regulator — protein sequence MPKTATSPVPLDDQLCFAIYSAGIAIQRAYKPMLDALGLTYSQYLVLNVLWRNDAQTVGSVAHQLALESSTLTPLLKRLEIAGLVRRTRNPANERQVVIALTKEGDDMRFRAGCLNDTLLEASGQTPAALAKLNGEINQLRNAVYSHIGGWSAPEAPTEAD from the coding sequence ATGCCCAAAACCGCTACCTCTCCGGTGCCGCTGGATGACCAGCTCTGCTTCGCAATCTACTCGGCGGGAATTGCGATCCAGCGTGCTTACAAACCGATGCTGGATGCGTTGGGTCTAACCTACTCGCAATATCTCGTGCTTAACGTACTGTGGCGGAATGATGCCCAGACTGTAGGAAGCGTGGCCCATCAACTCGCCCTCGAATCGAGCACGCTCACACCGCTTCTCAAGCGACTCGAAATAGCCGGGTTGGTGCGTCGAACCCGGAACCCTGCCAATGAGCGACAGGTGGTTATCGCCCTCACAAAGGAAGGCGATGACATGCGCTTCCGCGCAGGATGCCTTAACGACACTTTGCTTGAGGCATCCGGGCAAACGCCTGCTGCGCTTGCCAAGCTTAACGGCGAGATCAACCAGCTTCGTAACGCCGTTTATAGTCATATCGGCGGTTGGTCGGCGCCCGAGGCGCCGACCGAAGCGGATTGA
- a CDS encoding DUF6771 family protein: MDEQTSAIILRVIERAPQWIRHDLESKNVGARARAEETLAAMIANALWEEAGNSPEN, encoded by the coding sequence ATGGACGAACAAACGAGTGCAATCATCCTGCGCGTAATCGAACGCGCACCGCAATGGATACGGCATGACCTGGAATCGAAGAATGTCGGCGCGCGTGCCAGAGCGGAGGAAACGCTGGCGGCGATGATTGCCAATGCGCTTTGGGAGGAAGCTGGTAACTCTCCCGAAAATTAG
- a CDS encoding phospholipase A, whose product MKIDLTLLLSAILAAVLPGAALAENGIETLIGHVEPQAIGGTLVDIRLLNTGTATMQADVADMVEAQLVRPGALGTGRTVMLRRDPATPAALSIAPRSFATARYRLEPDAFQDGALLSIPSWSGQAVMLVAAPAPNRTTHPASDADTQVAAAPVGTPTPATPSPSDRTVGNAFLENLSAYQPIYAAYGPSTNSEARIQLSFKYQLFGSQAREDRPALGDGFYFAYTQRMFWDLGAHSSPFRNIDFQPELFYTTPPKALSAKATLSAQVGLRHESNGRDGDFSRSLNTVYVATMAAFSLGNETRLIVAPRAWLYAGDLSDNPDIRRYRGNSDLFVEIGQDDGLRLSTSSRMNFGSGKGSIAADLSYPLRRILGGGPDFYLFGQSFVGYGENLLDYNRRTTRLRIGVALVR is encoded by the coding sequence ATGAAGATCGACCTCACGCTCCTGCTGTCCGCCATTTTAGCCGCGGTCTTGCCCGGTGCGGCCCTGGCCGAGAACGGCATCGAAACGCTGATCGGCCATGTGGAACCACAGGCCATCGGCGGGACACTGGTCGATATTCGCCTGCTCAACACCGGTACGGCGACGATGCAGGCAGATGTGGCCGACATGGTGGAAGCCCAGCTCGTCCGGCCAGGCGCGCTTGGCACCGGGCGTACTGTTATGCTGCGGCGCGATCCCGCCACCCCCGCCGCGCTCAGCATCGCGCCGCGCAGCTTCGCCACCGCGCGCTATCGGCTGGAGCCGGACGCCTTTCAGGACGGCGCACTGCTCTCGATCCCCAGCTGGAGCGGTCAAGCGGTGATGCTGGTCGCCGCGCCCGCCCCCAACCGCACCACTCATCCCGCATCGGATGCCGACACGCAGGTCGCCGCTGCGCCTGTCGGCACGCCAACGCCCGCCACCCCCTCACCCAGCGACCGCACCGTCGGCAACGCCTTCCTCGAAAATCTGAGCGCCTATCAGCCGATCTATGCGGCCTATGGTCCCAGCACCAATAGCGAGGCGCGCATCCAGCTCAGCTTCAAATATCAGCTGTTCGGCAGCCAGGCACGCGAAGACCGCCCAGCGCTGGGCGACGGTTTCTACTTCGCCTATACGCAGCGCATGTTCTGGGATCTGGGGGCGCATTCCTCTCCTTTCCGCAACATCGATTTCCAGCCGGAACTCTTCTACACCACTCCGCCAAAGGCGCTATCGGCCAAGGCGACGCTCAGCGCGCAGGTCGGCCTGCGCCACGAATCCAACGGACGCGACGGTGATTTTTCACGCAGCCTCAACACTGTCTATGTCGCGACGATGGCGGCATTCTCGCTGGGCAACGAAACCCGCCTGATCGTGGCGCCGCGCGCATGGCTCTATGCCGGCGACCTGTCGGACAATCCCGACATCCGCCGCTATCGCGGCAATAGCGACCTCTTCGTCGAGATTGGCCAGGACGACGGTCTGCGCCTCTCCACCTCCAGTCGTATGAACTTCGGCAGCGGCAAAGGATCGATCGCAGCCGACCTATCCTACCCGCTGCGTCGCATTCTGGGCGGCGGCCCGGACTTCTATCTCTTTGGACAGAGCTTCGTCGGCTATGGCGAGAATCTGCTGGACTACAACCGCCGCACCACCCGCCTGCGCATCGGCGTGGCGCTGGTGCGGTAA
- a CDS encoding glycoside hydrolase family 97 protein has product MRKWTVLVLAAAFAAPATALAQFRQPVLSPDGRLAVELSLDKGEAAYRATFNGRPILDRSRLGFRFSNAAPLDSGFRVAASQSLDHDESWSQPWGERRQMRDKYHGLILTLAAPDGRQLGVELRVFDDGFGFRYTLPGKPDDQLIVRDEETEFHFAQNYRTWSIPAYREKYSEYEYSRSSLSALQTAQTPLTLEGDGVALAVHEAALVDYSSMNLRMPEENSRMLKADLSPWPNGDRARVHGGQKTPWRVVIVANDAARLADSTIVLNLNEPNRLGDVSWVHPGKYIGIFWAMHTGLLTWEPGERLGATTERTRHYIDWAAAHGIKGVLVEGWNKGWEVPQWWVNGHSRFIFDEAQPAFDMRAISAYARSKGIDLIGHHETGAQVQDYLRQLGPALAYYDRYDVRSIKLGYVGTKLDSIYWPDSQYAVENLQKVVEAAARHHISVFPHEPVKDTGLRRTWPNLLSREGARGQEYNGGSPDTGNAPDHTTILPFTRLLSGPLDYTPGVFHFDYRATRPNNRVPSTLANQLALYVILYSPVQMAVDLPERYDEYPDAFRFIQDVPTDWETSRTLQGRIGEYVMTARQDRSSADWYLGAITNEAARTLSVPLDFLAAGKRYEAQIYADGPGADWRTAPDSVAISRRIVTATDMLELRLAPGGGQAIRFKAL; this is encoded by the coding sequence ATGCGTAAATGGACCGTCTTGGTGCTGGCGGCGGCTTTTGCCGCCCCAGCGACGGCGCTGGCGCAATTTCGCCAACCTGTCCTGTCACCAGATGGCAGACTCGCGGTCGAGCTTTCCCTCGACAAGGGAGAGGCGGCCTATCGCGCAACATTCAACGGACGGCCGATCCTCGATCGCTCGCGCTTGGGATTTCGATTCAGTAACGCAGCACCGCTGGACTCAGGATTTCGTGTCGCCGCGTCCCAGTCCCTCGACCATGACGAGAGCTGGAGCCAGCCATGGGGCGAACGGCGCCAGATGCGCGACAAGTATCATGGTCTGATTCTTACGCTAGCTGCACCGGACGGACGACAGCTCGGTGTGGAACTGCGCGTATTCGATGACGGGTTCGGATTTCGCTACACGCTGCCGGGGAAACCCGACGATCAACTGATCGTGAGAGATGAGGAGACCGAATTCCATTTCGCCCAGAATTATCGCACATGGTCGATCCCTGCCTATCGCGAGAAATACAGCGAATATGAGTATAGCCGCTCTTCGCTCTCCGCCCTCCAGACCGCACAGACGCCATTGACGCTCGAAGGCGATGGCGTGGCCCTGGCCGTGCATGAGGCGGCCCTCGTCGACTATTCCTCGATGAACCTGCGTATGCCGGAGGAGAATAGCCGCATGCTCAAGGCTGATCTCTCGCCATGGCCCAATGGCGACCGTGCACGGGTCCATGGCGGCCAGAAAACGCCCTGGCGCGTCGTCATTGTAGCCAATGATGCCGCCCGTCTTGCCGATTCCACGATCGTCCTCAACCTCAATGAGCCCAATCGACTGGGCGATGTGAGCTGGGTTCACCCGGGAAAGTATATCGGCATCTTCTGGGCGATGCATACCGGTCTGCTCACCTGGGAGCCGGGAGAGCGCCTCGGTGCGACGACGGAGCGAACGCGGCACTATATCGACTGGGCAGCAGCCCATGGCATCAAGGGCGTTCTGGTCGAGGGGTGGAACAAGGGATGGGAGGTTCCGCAATGGTGGGTGAACGGGCATTCGCGCTTCATCTTCGATGAGGCGCAGCCCGCCTTCGACATGCGCGCCATATCGGCTTATGCTCGCTCCAAAGGCATCGATCTGATCGGCCATCATGAGACCGGCGCACAGGTGCAGGACTATCTGCGCCAGCTCGGACCCGCACTCGCCTATTACGACCGATATGATGTTCGCTCGATCAAGCTCGGCTATGTCGGCACGAAGCTGGACTCGATCTACTGGCCGGACAGCCAATATGCCGTCGAGAATCTGCAGAAGGTCGTCGAAGCGGCCGCGCGCCACCACATTTCAGTCTTCCCGCACGAACCCGTCAAAGATACCGGCCTACGCCGGACCTGGCCCAATCTTCTGAGCCGGGAAGGGGCAAGGGGTCAGGAATATAATGGGGGCAGCCCCGACACTGGTAACGCACCCGATCACACCACCATCCTCCCCTTCACCCGGCTCCTGTCCGGGCCGCTCGACTATACGCCGGGCGTCTTCCATTTCGATTATCGCGCGACCCGGCCGAACAATCGGGTGCCCTCGACGCTCGCCAACCAACTCGCCCTCTATGTCATACTCTACAGCCCGGTTCAGATGGCGGTCGATCTGCCTGAACGTTATGATGAATATCCCGATGCATTCCGGTTCATCCAGGACGTGCCGACCGATTGGGAAACCAGCCGGACACTCCAGGGACGTATCGGCGAATATGTCATGACCGCGCGACAGGACCGCAGCAGCGCCGACTGGTACCTGGGAGCCATCACCAATGAAGCGGCGCGCACGTTGAGCGTGCCGCTCGACTTTCTTGCCGCCGGGAAGCGCTACGAGGCGCAGATATATGCAGACGGTCCCGGGGCCGACTGGCGAACCGCGCCTGACAGCGTTGCGATCAGTCGGCGCATCGTGACGGCGACCGATATGCTTGAGCTCCGACTGGCACCCGGCGGCGGCCAGGCAATCCGTTTCAAGGCCCTGTGA
- a CDS encoding nuclear transport factor 2 family protein → MAIALPDVITNYFDADKSRNADAVSACFTATAVVKDEGQTYSGRDTIRRWKADSSQKYSYTAEPFAITAEGDQTVVTSHLTGDFPGSPVDLRYLFVLDNEKIAQLEIVP, encoded by the coding sequence ATGGCTATCGCGCTGCCCGATGTAATCACGAACTATTTCGACGCCGACAAAAGCCGCAACGCTGACGCAGTCTCTGCGTGCTTCACGGCCACCGCGGTGGTCAAGGATGAGGGACAGACCTACAGTGGCCGCGATACGATCCGGCGGTGGAAGGCGGATTCGTCTCAGAAATACAGTTACACGGCTGAGCCGTTTGCGATAACGGCCGAGGGTGACCAAACGGTTGTCACAAGCCATCTCACCGGAGATTTTCCCGGAAGCCCGGTAGACCTGCGCTATCTGTTCGTCCTCGATAACGAGAAGATCGCCCAGCTGGAGATCGTGCCGTGA